In Helicobacter sp. 11S03491-1, the genomic stretch ATCTACAACAAAAAATTTAGCTCCTCAAATCAAACATTTTGTAATGGTGAGTTCGGGCAAAGGTGGTGTGGGCAAAAGCACAACAAGCGCCAATCTTGCTATTGCTCTTGCACAACAAGGTAAAAGAGTCGGCTTGTTAGATGCGGATGTTTATGGTCCCAACATCCCCAGAATGTTAGGACTCAATACAGCAAAGCCCAATGTAGATTCAAGCGGAAAGAGGCTTATCCCTCTTAAGGCTTTTGGTGTAGAAATGATGAGTATGGGAGTGCTTTATGAAGAAGGTCAAAGTCTCATTTGGCGGGGTCCAATGCTTATGCGAGCAATTGAACAGATGCTTACAGATGTGCTTTGGAGTGAATTGGATATTTTGGTCATTGATATGCCCCCAGGAACCGGAGATGCGCAATTGAGTCTTGCTCAGAGTGTGCCTGTAAGCGCCGGGATTACTGTTACAACTCCACAGCAAGTAAGTTTAGATGATAGCTCTAGAAGTTTGGATATGTTTGTGAAGCTTCATATACCTATTGGTGGGGTTATTGAGAATATGAGTGGGTTTATTTGTCCCAGTTGTGGGGGTGAATCGGATATTTTTGGCAAGGGCAGTGCTAAAATACTTGCAGATAAATACAATACAAGCATACTTGCACAAATCCCCCTAGAACCAAAAGTACGTGAAGGAGGAGATAGTGGGAAGCCTATTGTATTCTTTGATCCTAGTTCTGTGAGTGCAAAAGCTTATGTTAAAGCCGCATTATCAATAATGGAATTTCTTCAAAAAGTTACAGAGGAAAAATTAGCAGATAATAAAAATATCCAGCCAACACAAGATAATTCTGCTCTGCATTCCTAAGATTTTTAAATGCCTATGGGGTTATGAAAATATTTAATAACCCCATAATCTTTTAAATATTCGCAAGGATTTATGCTAAAAAATTTTATAATTTTAGAGTGGTTATAAGCGCCTAAAAAAAGAATGGTTGTATTGGGAATATTTTCTCTTAATGTTTGAATATTCAGAGATGCAGTATTGTAGGGCTAGAAAATCATAAATTCAAAATAATAAAATGAACTAACTCAGATGTGGACATATTTTGTTTAAGAAACAAGCTGTATTTATTATCAAGATCAAAGTTATGGTAGTCTCCAGAGTAAGTTTTTTTATTTTGTGCAACTCAATATCTTATAAAACTATTTCATATGATTGATATTGTGGAGTCTTGTTGATAGAGTATTTTATTAATTTTTTATTTTTTAAAGAGACTAAGTTTTAAAATTGATTTTCCCAAAATGCCAGAATGCTACTATCCCTAGAATAATAAGCGGTATTAAAATACCTATTTCAGGGGGAAAAAGTCCGCTAATACTTAATTTTCCCAAAGCAAAGAATAAACCCCAAACAACAAGAGAAATAACAATAAAACCAAAGCTCAACAATGCAAGATTTCCATATCGTGCCAGGCTTGGGGTGTAATAAGCAATAATCATTGTTGTTAGAGGGACGAAGAAGGGAATAAAAATAAAGCTATAAAGCATAGCACGTATTTTCTCGCTTCCGGCATTTTGATTTTTAAGTATAAGCATTGATTGAATAGCATCAATAATAGATACAGAAGGCTTATTTTGATAAATAGTATCTAAAACTTTTGGACGAAAACCTTTGAGGATTTTTAATTCTTGAAGATGCTCAATATCAAGTCCTTTGCCTCCGAGTGAAAAAGTTTGTGGCAGAGTAGAAATACTTGCATTTTGGAGCACCCAATAGCCATTTTCAAAATGGGCAGTATCTGCTTGGGTAAAAGAGTTTAAAAAATAATTTTTAAGGTGAAATACTTTAAT encodes the following:
- a CDS encoding Mrp/NBP35 family ATP-binding protein, translating into MITQDKILEVLKTVIYPNFEKDIVSFGFVKNITLHEDKLSLFLDIPSSNPEVAGLLEKEIETKVAKLGILSFHIDIKTPPKPEPKASTTKNLAPQIKHFVMVSSGKGGVGKSTTSANLAIALAQQGKRVGLLDADVYGPNIPRMLGLNTAKPNVDSSGKRLIPLKAFGVEMMSMGVLYEEGQSLIWRGPMLMRAIEQMLTDVLWSELDILVIDMPPGTGDAQLSLAQSVPVSAGITVTTPQQVSLDDSSRSLDMFVKLHIPIGGVIENMSGFICPSCGGESDIFGKGSAKILADKYNTSILAQIPLEPKVREGGDSGKPIVFFDPSSVSAKAYVKAALSIMEFLQKVTEEKLADNKNIQPTQDNSALHS
- a CDS encoding LptF/LptG family permease; the protein is MIFRFIAYYYLKYFFIVFCALEMFFISIDSLKYVDKFPDSANLAILFFVYDALYAFNYTLPISLLLGMVIVYITMIKSNQYTALLAIGFSKKAILKPILIISLFFSLIYIGLNATPFVYAQEKAEAIIYQGNFSNTTEDLLVKYGEDYVYFGKIFPLLQKAQNIKVFHLKNYFLNSFTQADTAHFENGYWVLQNASISTLPQTFSLGGKGLDIEHLQELKILKGFRPKVLDTIYQNKPSVSIIDAIQSMLILKNQNAGSEKIRAMLYSFIFIPFFVPLTTMIIAYYTPSLARYGNLALLSFGFIVISLVVWGLFFALGKLSISGLFPPEIGILIPLIILGIVAFWHFGKINFKT